Proteins encoded together in one Kutzneria kofuensis window:
- a CDS encoding alpha/beta hydrolase, with amino-acid sequence MVVLVTGGCTSVFGGQAEAGVTFERPGPAGPVPAGLERFYGQQLGWGSCDNYATSDTDRKLFESSTDLKCARLTVPLDYSKPDGKTITLGLLRRKATDPGQRIGTLFINPGGPGASGVDAAASLATAVAGNDLGKRFDLVGFDPRGIGSSEPAVHCLTDAERDKQRADDIEDTSAAGVAKEVAQLRDYTAMCAQRTGVDLLANIGTRDVAKDLDVMRSALGDEKLSYVGFSYGTFLGTTYAEGFPANVRALVLDGAVDPNQSSTDAGVAQSAGFQKAFDQFAAWCAQRQDCAFGRDASKAVQAYHDLVIPLIKNPVDTGDGRKLTFADATTATIQALYTQQLWETLNSGLVQLKRGLGLTLMTMADLYDGRGTDGKYSNEQDAFTAIQCVDNPQSKDPAAQLDAERRATEAAPFLDNGQPLPTASAGDACSYWPVPNTSQPHLPKVSGLPPTLVVSTTNDPATPYQAGVNLASALGGFLLTYQSTQHTAFLQGSDCVDQVGVNYLVNLKLPAADPRCSS; translated from the coding sequence GTGGTTGTTCTGGTGACTGGCGGTTGCACCTCCGTGTTCGGCGGCCAAGCGGAAGCGGGCGTCACATTCGAACGGCCAGGTCCAGCCGGCCCTGTTCCCGCAGGGCTCGAGCGGTTCTACGGCCAACAGCTCGGCTGGGGCTCGTGCGACAACTACGCCACATCGGACACCGACCGGAAGCTCTTCGAGTCCAGCACCGATCTGAAGTGTGCTCGGCTGACCGTCCCGCTCGACTATTCGAAGCCTGATGGCAAGACGATCACCCTGGGGCTGCTCCGCCGCAAGGCCACGGATCCGGGCCAGCGCATCGGCACTCTGTTCATCAACCCGGGCGGCCCGGGTGCCTCGGGCGTCGACGCCGCCGCATCGTTGGCTACCGCGGTGGCTGGCAACGATCTCGGCAAGAGGTTCGACCTGGTTGGCTTCGATCCGCGAGGTATCGGATCCAGTGAGCCGGCAGTCCACTGTTTGACCGACGCGGAACGCGACAAGCAGCGAGCCGACGACATCGAGGACACGTCGGCCGCCGGCGTCGCCAAGGAGGTCGCGCAACTGCGCGACTACACGGCCATGTGCGCCCAGCGGACCGGTGTCGACCTGCTGGCAAACATCGGTACTCGTGACGTCGCCAAGGACCTCGACGTCATGCGGTCGGCATTGGGCGACGAGAAGCTCTCCTACGTCGGCTTCTCGTACGGGACTTTCCTCGGAACCACGTATGCGGAGGGCTTTCCGGCAAACGTGCGTGCGCTGGTGCTGGACGGTGCCGTCGATCCCAACCAGAGCTCAACCGATGCCGGAGTCGCCCAGTCGGCCGGCTTCCAGAAGGCATTCGACCAGTTTGCGGCCTGGTGTGCCCAGCGCCAGGACTGCGCATTCGGCCGGGACGCCAGCAAGGCCGTACAGGCGTACCACGATCTCGTGATCCCGCTGATCAAAAACCCGGTGGACACCGGGGACGGGCGCAAGCTTACGTTCGCCGACGCCACCACAGCGACGATCCAAGCGCTGTACACACAGCAGTTGTGGGAGACGTTGAACAGCGGCCTCGTACAGCTGAAGCGCGGCCTTGGCCTGACGCTGATGACCATGGCAGACCTGTACGACGGCCGAGGGACCGACGGGAAGTACTCGAACGAGCAGGATGCATTCACCGCCATCCAATGCGTTGACAATCCTCAGTCCAAGGATCCGGCCGCGCAGCTCGACGCCGAGCGTCGAGCGACGGAAGCCGCGCCCTTCCTGGACAACGGGCAACCGCTTCCCACTGCGTCAGCCGGCGATGCTTGTTCCTATTGGCCTGTCCCCAACACCAGCCAGCCTCATCTGCCCAAGGTCAGCGGCCTGCCGCCCACACTTGTGGTCTCCACGACGAACGACCCCGCCACTCCGTATCAGGCAGGCGTCAATCTCGCCAGTGCTCTCGGCGGTTTTCTCCTGACCTACCAGAGCACGCAGCATACGGCCTTCCTCCAGGGAAGTGACTGTGTCGATCAGGTCGGCGTGAACTATCTCGTCAACCTGAAGCTGCCGGCAGCTGATCCGCGGTGTTCCTCCTGA
- a CDS encoding DUF222 domain-containing protein produces MRELDQLVGAVDAVVATATSEKAQHEIAETLRVVSCQMNRLQAVIAEHTLAMERTGAHKATGHGSPAEFLKRECHYSGAQARSVLRSGTVLAESLPRTAEALKAGTITWPHATSLVRGVAALGPEEVSANEDKWINKVAVQSGPERLQRVLRARVHEKVPQAQSPVDQEGDAAKGISLRKLAKRGYEVHGFLPLDDGAVIEQAVSKLRSLENAPKDSDPIVAIADWWLRNPSGLQGQPGSDSRDHGLVELFGSAQTSVTAPTPFPTVRPSCDFDADPLASSSAKSLAIAKRDDDVTQTPRTDDRCRQPGCSAVPHWCDYHGTMDRLAYKLLTAA; encoded by the coding sequence ATGAGAGAACTGGATCAACTCGTAGGGGCCGTCGATGCCGTCGTTGCGACGGCGACCTCCGAGAAGGCGCAGCACGAGATCGCCGAGACCTTGCGCGTAGTCAGCTGCCAGATGAACCGGCTGCAGGCAGTCATTGCCGAGCACACCCTTGCGATGGAACGAACCGGTGCGCACAAGGCGACGGGGCATGGAAGTCCAGCCGAGTTCCTGAAGCGTGAATGCCACTACTCCGGCGCCCAGGCACGGTCGGTCTTGCGCTCAGGCACGGTTCTAGCTGAGTCGTTGCCGCGCACAGCAGAAGCGTTGAAGGCCGGAACCATCACCTGGCCGCACGCCACCAGCCTCGTGCGGGGCGTCGCAGCGCTGGGGCCTGAAGAGGTCTCGGCCAACGAGGACAAATGGATCAACAAGGTTGCTGTCCAAAGTGGTCCGGAACGCTTGCAGCGCGTCCTCCGGGCTCGTGTACATGAGAAGGTGCCGCAGGCGCAGTCCCCAGTTGATCAAGAAGGTGATGCTGCGAAGGGCATCTCACTACGTAAGCTCGCCAAGCGCGGCTACGAGGTCCACGGCTTCCTGCCTCTGGACGACGGAGCAGTTATCGAGCAAGCGGTGTCGAAGCTTCGGTCATTGGAGAACGCGCCGAAGGACTCCGACCCGATCGTGGCCATCGCGGATTGGTGGCTTCGGAATCCTTCAGGGCTCCAAGGTCAACCAGGCTCGGACAGTCGCGACCACGGCCTCGTTGAGTTGTTCGGTAGCGCTCAGACCAGCGTGACGGCTCCGACGCCGTTCCCCACCGTGAGGCCTTCCTGCGACTTCGACGCGGACCCCCTCGCGAGTTCGTCCGCGAAGTCACTGGCGATCGCCAAACGCGATGACGACGTCACTCAGACTCCAAGGACGGACGATCGCTGCAGGCAACCTGGCTGCTCGGCCGTCCCGCACTGGTGTGACTACCACGGCACCATGGATCGCTTGGCGTACAAGCTACTTACTGCGGCCTGA
- a CDS encoding MFS transporter, which translates to MTSSATAPRQRLTPDQRNSFTAALLGWSMDAFDYFLVVLVYADIGKEFGVSLTQMAFLTTVTLIMRPVGAFLFGLWADRVGRRIPLMTDVIFYSLIGFLCAFAPNYTILLILRLLYGIGMGGEWGLGAALAMEKLPSNRRGFFSGVLQQGYSMGYLLASLAYLVLHGWLGLSWRWLFALSVIPALISLLIRARVKESEVWETTQQKLRAHNTSLRTIIFNGPVLRRFAYLVLLMTAFNWMSHGTQDVYPTFLKATENGGAGLSAATASWIAIIYNVGAMIGGTVFGTLSERFGRRYTIVFCSLIGLPIVPLFAFSKTAALLCLGSFLMQIAVQGAWGVIPAHLTEMSPDAIRGFYPGVTYQLGNCLAAFNLPIQESLASSHGYPFALTITVMPVLAILAVLTWLGKEAKGIQFGTTVGVAPTT; encoded by the coding sequence ATGACCAGCAGCGCCACCGCACCCCGGCAACGTCTCACTCCAGACCAACGGAACTCGTTCACCGCGGCCCTGCTCGGCTGGTCGATGGACGCATTCGACTACTTCCTCGTCGTCCTGGTCTATGCCGACATCGGCAAGGAATTCGGCGTCTCGCTCACCCAGATGGCTTTCCTGACGACCGTCACGCTCATCATGAGGCCCGTCGGCGCCTTCCTGTTCGGACTGTGGGCGGACCGCGTCGGCAGGCGCATCCCGCTCATGACCGACGTCATTTTCTACTCGCTCATCGGCTTCCTCTGCGCCTTCGCGCCCAACTACACGATCCTGCTCATCCTGCGCCTCCTGTACGGCATCGGCATGGGCGGCGAGTGGGGCCTCGGCGCAGCGCTCGCGATGGAGAAGCTCCCCTCCAACCGACGTGGCTTCTTCTCCGGCGTCCTCCAGCAGGGCTACTCGATGGGGTACCTGTTGGCCTCCCTCGCCTACCTGGTCCTGCACGGCTGGCTCGGTCTGTCGTGGCGGTGGCTGTTCGCACTCAGCGTCATCCCCGCTCTCATCAGCCTGCTGATCCGGGCTCGGGTCAAGGAGTCCGAGGTCTGGGAGACCACCCAGCAGAAGCTTCGTGCCCACAACACGTCGCTTCGCACGATCATCTTCAACGGCCCGGTTCTGCGCCGGTTCGCCTACCTGGTCCTACTCATGACCGCCTTCAACTGGATGAGTCATGGCACGCAGGACGTGTATCCGACGTTCCTCAAGGCGACGGAGAACGGCGGCGCGGGATTGTCCGCCGCTACGGCGAGCTGGATCGCGATCATCTACAACGTCGGCGCCATGATCGGCGGCACCGTCTTCGGCACCCTGTCCGAGCGCTTCGGCCGGCGCTACACGATCGTGTTCTGCTCCCTGATCGGGTTGCCGATCGTGCCGTTGTTCGCGTTCTCCAAGACTGCGGCGCTGCTGTGTCTTGGCTCCTTCCTCATGCAGATAGCGGTCCAAGGGGCGTGGGGCGTCATCCCCGCACACCTCACCGAGATGTCCCCCGATGCCATCCGCGGCTTCTACCCAGGTGTGACCTACCAGCTCGGCAACTGCCTCGCCGCGTTCAACCTGCCCATCCAGGAGTCGCTTGCGTCCAGCCACGGATACCCGTTCGCACTGACAATCACCGTGATGCCGGTGCTCGCGATACTGGCGGTGCTGACGTGGCTCGGCAAGGAGGCCAAGGGCATCCAGTTCGGCACAACTGTCGGAGTGGCACCAACTACATAG
- the glnA gene encoding type I glutamate--ammonia ligase: protein MDRQQEFVLRTLEERDIRFVRLWFTDVLGYLKSVAVAPAELEGAFTEGIGFDGSAIEGFARVYESDMVAKPDPSTFQVLPWESADGGHYSARMFCDIAMPDGSPSWADPRHVLRRTLSRASEAGFTCYVHPEIEFFLLRELNNDGREPVPADNGGFFDQASHDTAPHFRRHAIEALEAMGISVEFSHHEGAPGQQEIDLRYADALTMADNVMTFRYVVKEVAITQGVRASFMPKPFTDQPGSGMHTHVSLFEGDGNAFYDAEDPYELSDTGKAFVAGLLKHAREITGVTNQFVNSYKRLIVGGEAPTAVCWGHANRSALVRVPMYSPGKASSRRVEVRSLDSACNPYLAYAVIIAAGLKGVQEGYELPPAAEDDVWSLTESERRAAGYASLPQNLGEALREMEHSELLAETLGEHVYEFFLRNKRAEWDAYRSKVTPFELSTFLPIL from the coding sequence ATGGACCGCCAGCAGGAGTTCGTGCTGCGCACGTTGGAGGAACGCGACATCCGGTTTGTCCGGTTGTGGTTCACAGACGTGCTCGGATATCTCAAGTCCGTGGCGGTTGCGCCCGCAGAGCTTGAGGGCGCCTTCACCGAGGGCATCGGGTTCGACGGCTCCGCGATCGAGGGCTTCGCCCGGGTCTACGAGTCCGACATGGTCGCGAAGCCCGACCCGTCCACGTTCCAGGTGCTGCCCTGGGAGTCCGCTGACGGCGGCCACTACTCGGCCCGCATGTTCTGCGACATCGCCATGCCCGACGGCTCGCCGTCCTGGGCGGACCCGCGACACGTTCTCCGCCGCACGCTCTCCAGGGCAAGCGAGGCTGGCTTCACCTGCTACGTCCACCCGGAGATCGAGTTCTTCCTGCTCCGCGAGCTCAACAACGACGGTCGCGAGCCGGTGCCCGCCGACAACGGCGGCTTCTTCGACCAGGCGAGCCACGACACCGCACCGCACTTCCGCCGGCACGCGATCGAGGCGCTCGAGGCGATGGGCATCTCGGTGGAGTTCAGTCACCACGAGGGCGCGCCCGGCCAGCAGGAGATCGACCTGCGATACGCCGACGCACTGACCATGGCCGACAACGTCATGACGTTCCGGTACGTCGTGAAGGAAGTGGCTATCACCCAGGGCGTGCGCGCCTCCTTCATGCCGAAGCCGTTCACCGACCAGCCGGGCTCGGGCATGCACACGCACGTCAGCCTGTTCGAAGGCGATGGCAACGCGTTCTACGACGCGGAGGACCCCTACGAGCTGTCTGACACCGGCAAGGCGTTCGTCGCCGGCCTGCTCAAGCACGCCCGCGAGATCACCGGCGTGACCAACCAGTTCGTCAACTCCTACAAGCGACTCATCGTCGGTGGCGAGGCTCCGACCGCGGTCTGCTGGGGCCACGCGAACCGGTCAGCCCTCGTCCGGGTGCCGATGTACTCACCTGGAAAGGCGTCGTCCCGGCGGGTGGAGGTGCGCAGCCTCGACTCCGCGTGCAACCCGTACCTGGCCTACGCGGTGATCATCGCGGCTGGTCTGAAGGGCGTGCAGGAAGGTTACGAACTGCCACCGGCCGCCGAGGACGACGTCTGGTCGCTCACCGAGTCCGAACGGCGCGCGGCCGGCTACGCGAGCCTCCCGCAGAACCTCGGCGAGGCGCTGCGGGAGATGGAGCACTCGGAGTTGCTGGCTGAGACGCTCGGCGAGCACGTCTACGAGTTCTTCCTCCGCAACAAGCGGGCGGAGTGGGACGCGTACCGGAGCAAGGTGACGCCGTTCGAGCTGAGCACGTTCCTGCCGATTCTCTGA
- the panB gene encoding 3-methyl-2-oxobutanoate hydroxymethyltransferase, protein MTSAEITAPYGTGAGGSAGTPARRVRIHHLQELKDRGEPWPMLTAYDMYTAELFDEAGIPVLLVGDSAANNVYGYDTSLPVTVDELLFLTRGVTRAVKRALVVADLPFGSYQVSPEQAVTTAVRFMKEGRAHAVKLEGGRRFAPHVEAIVAAGIPVMGHIGFTPQSEHQLGGYRVQGRDDKADAVLADAVALEQAGAFAVVLEMVTAEVAKRVTHELRIPTVGIGAGPDCDAQVLVWQDMAGLRRGKAPRFVKKYADVASVLGNAASEFASEVRNRAFPGPEHSFH, encoded by the coding sequence ATGACGTCTGCCGAAATCACGGCGCCGTACGGGACCGGAGCCGGCGGCTCCGCCGGCACGCCGGCGCGCCGGGTTCGCATTCATCATCTGCAGGAGCTGAAGGACCGCGGAGAGCCGTGGCCGATGCTGACTGCCTACGACATGTACACGGCGGAGCTCTTCGACGAGGCGGGCATCCCGGTGTTGCTGGTCGGGGACTCCGCGGCGAACAACGTCTACGGCTACGACACCTCACTGCCGGTGACCGTGGACGAGTTGCTGTTCCTCACCAGGGGCGTGACGAGGGCGGTGAAGCGTGCCCTCGTGGTCGCCGACCTTCCGTTCGGCTCCTACCAGGTATCCCCCGAGCAGGCCGTCACCACCGCGGTTCGGTTCATGAAGGAAGGCCGGGCGCACGCCGTCAAGTTGGAGGGCGGTCGGCGGTTCGCGCCGCACGTCGAGGCGATCGTGGCGGCCGGGATTCCGGTCATGGGTCACATCGGATTCACCCCGCAGAGCGAGCACCAGCTGGGCGGGTACCGGGTCCAGGGGCGCGATGACAAGGCCGACGCCGTCCTGGCCGACGCGGTGGCGTTGGAGCAGGCCGGTGCGTTCGCGGTCGTCCTGGAGATGGTGACGGCCGAAGTGGCGAAGCGGGTAACCCACGAGCTGCGGATCCCCACGGTGGGCATCGGCGCGGGACCGGACTGTGACGCCCAGGTTCTGGTGTGGCAGGACATGGCCGGTCTTCGCCGCGGCAAGGCGCCCCGGTTCGTGAAGAAGTACGCCGACGTCGCCTCCGTGCTGGGGAACGCGGCGAGCGAGTTCGCCTCGGAAGTCCGGAACCGGGCGTTCCCCGGTCCGGAACACTCGTTCCACTGA
- a CDS encoding NAD+ synthase, which yields MPQLRIALAQVNPRVGDLAGNADLVVEWTRKAAESGAHVVAFPEMVLTGYPVEDLALRQSFARASRTAVDELAERLADLGCGDLLAVVGYLDRDEAGVRNAAAMIHQGKVVARYAKHHLPNYGVFDEYRYFVPGTKLPILRWHGTDIGVVICEDIWQDGGPIAALGQAGVDLVVCINGSPYERNKDDHRAELAARRASEAGAPLAYVNMVGGQDELVFDGDSLVIDAEGKLLARAPQFVEELLVLDLDLQAGESTSVEPVDGFEVTRITLDAAKLPAYEPLPAPRPAAPLSDCAEVWGALVTGLRDYVHKNGFRSVVLGLSGGIDSAVVAALAVDALGADAVYGVSMPSSYSSDHSRSDAALTAELTGLHYDTQPIENMVRAFVGQLNLTGLAEENIQARCRGMTLMALSNAHGHLVLATGNKTELAVGYSTIYGDAVGGFAPIKDVPKTLVWELARWRNAEAERRGEAPPIPENSITKPPSAELRPGQVDTDSLPDYELLDRVLDQYVEGDHGYADLLAGGFDPELIERVLLMVDRAEYKRRQYPPGTKISLKAFGRDRRLPITNAWREHTAALV from the coding sequence ATGCCGCAACTGCGCATCGCTCTCGCTCAGGTCAACCCACGCGTAGGCGACCTGGCCGGCAACGCCGACCTGGTGGTCGAATGGACGCGGAAGGCCGCCGAGTCCGGCGCCCACGTGGTGGCGTTCCCGGAGATGGTGCTCACTGGTTACCCCGTCGAGGACCTGGCGTTGCGGCAGTCCTTCGCCCGCGCGTCGCGTACCGCGGTCGACGAGCTCGCCGAGCGGCTGGCCGACCTCGGTTGCGGCGACCTGCTGGCCGTTGTCGGCTATCTGGACCGCGACGAGGCCGGGGTGCGCAACGCGGCGGCGATGATCCACCAGGGCAAGGTCGTCGCCCGGTACGCCAAGCACCACCTGCCGAACTATGGCGTGTTCGACGAGTATCGCTACTTCGTCCCCGGCACCAAGCTGCCCATCCTGCGCTGGCACGGCACGGACATCGGCGTCGTCATCTGCGAAGACATCTGGCAGGACGGCGGTCCGATCGCAGCCCTCGGGCAGGCCGGCGTCGACCTCGTCGTCTGTATCAACGGTTCGCCGTATGAGCGGAACAAGGACGACCACCGGGCTGAGCTGGCCGCGAGGCGGGCCTCGGAAGCGGGTGCGCCGCTCGCCTACGTCAACATGGTCGGTGGCCAGGACGAGCTGGTGTTCGACGGCGATTCGTTGGTCATCGACGCCGAGGGCAAGTTGCTCGCTCGGGCGCCGCAGTTCGTCGAGGAGCTCCTCGTTCTCGACCTCGACCTGCAGGCTGGTGAGAGCACTTCAGTCGAACCGGTCGACGGCTTCGAGGTAACGCGGATCACGCTGGACGCGGCGAAGCTGCCCGCTTACGAGCCGCTTCCAGCTCCTCGACCGGCGGCGCCGTTGTCGGATTGCGCCGAGGTGTGGGGAGCGCTGGTCACCGGTCTTCGGGACTACGTCCACAAGAACGGTTTCCGCTCGGTCGTCCTGGGACTCTCGGGCGGCATCGACTCCGCCGTGGTCGCTGCTCTTGCGGTTGATGCCCTGGGAGCCGACGCCGTGTACGGCGTCTCAATGCCTTCTTCGTATTCGTCGGACCACTCCAGGTCGGACGCGGCACTGACCGCGGAGCTGACTGGGTTGCACTACGACACGCAGCCAATCGAGAACATGGTGCGAGCGTTCGTAGGCCAGCTCAATCTCACGGGGCTTGCCGAAGAGAACATTCAGGCTCGGTGCCGTGGCATGACGTTGATGGCGCTGTCGAACGCGCACGGGCACCTCGTGCTCGCCACCGGCAACAAGACCGAACTGGCCGTGGGCTATTCCACGATCTACGGCGACGCGGTCGGCGGGTTCGCGCCGATCAAGGACGTGCCGAAGACGCTGGTGTGGGAGCTGGCGCGATGGCGCAACGCCGAGGCTGAGCGGCGGGGCGAGGCGCCTCCGATTCCGGAGAACTCGATCACGAAGCCGCCGTCGGCAGAGCTGCGGCCGGGCCAGGTCGACACCGACTCGCTCCCGGACTACGAGCTGCTGGACCGGGTGCTCGATCAGTACGTCGAGGGCGACCACGGCTACGCGGACCTGCTGGCTGGCGGCTTCGACCCGGAACTGATCGAGCGGGTGCTGCTGATGGTCGACCGCGCCGAGTACAAGCGGCGGCAGTACCCGCCAGGCACCAAGATCAGTCTCAAGGCGTTCGGGCGGGATCGGCGGTTGCCGATCACCAACGCCTGGCGGGAGCACACCGCAGCGCTCGTCTGA
- the npdG gene encoding NADPH-dependent F420 reductase, whose amino-acid sequence MTEIGDLTVGVLGGTGPQGKGLAFRWAKAGLKVVIGSRSADRAEATAAELRDAAGVGHVAGADNLECARQADVVLVAVPWDGHGALLESLREALAGKVVIDCVNPLGFDKQGPFALKIEEGSAAQQAEALLPDSRVTAAFHHVSAVHLGDPEVEAVDTDVLVLGDDREATDLVRALADTVPGMRGVYGGRLRNAGQIEALTANLIAINRRYKAHAGLRITDV is encoded by the coding sequence GTGACTGAAATCGGTGACCTGACGGTCGGCGTGCTCGGCGGCACCGGCCCCCAGGGCAAGGGGCTCGCGTTCCGGTGGGCCAAGGCCGGTCTGAAGGTGGTCATTGGTTCACGCAGCGCCGACCGGGCCGAGGCCACGGCCGCCGAGCTGCGCGACGCTGCCGGTGTCGGCCACGTAGCCGGCGCCGACAACCTCGAATGCGCGAGGCAGGCCGACGTCGTCCTCGTCGCCGTGCCCTGGGACGGCCACGGCGCGCTGCTCGAGTCCCTGCGCGAGGCACTCGCGGGCAAGGTCGTGATCGACTGCGTCAACCCGCTCGGCTTCGACAAGCAGGGCCCGTTCGCGCTGAAGATCGAGGAGGGCAGCGCCGCCCAGCAGGCCGAGGCCCTGCTGCCGGACTCCCGCGTCACTGCCGCGTTCCACCACGTCTCGGCGGTCCACCTCGGGGATCCTGAAGTCGAGGCCGTCGACACCGACGTCCTCGTGCTCGGCGACGACCGTGAAGCCACGGACCTGGTCCGCGCCCTCGCCGACACCGTTCCCGGCATGCGCGGCGTGTACGGCGGACGGCTGCGCAACGCCGGCCAGATCGAGGCGCTGACCGCCAACCTCATCGCCATCAACCGCCGGTACAAGGCCCACGCCGGCCTCCGCATCACCGACGTCTGA